ATAAACTGGCAGTGTCACTGACCGACCCCTCTCCAGTGGTGGAAGCAGATAGTAATAAAAGAAGATGCTGACAATTCTTGGGGATGAATGCCCCCAATAAGAAACAATGTTGTTTATGGTTCATACAATCACATTGCCCTCTAAATTCACCGGTGTTAAAAATGCCGCAAAAGGCTCAGTCAGCAGACGAATCAGGCTGTTGAGATTGTTCTTGAATGGCATTTCCCTTTTCTCTTAGCTTGCCCATTGACTCTTTCATGGCCTCCTTCCTCTTTTTACTTGCCAGAATTTTTGCCATCAGGCCGCTAACGCTTGGGTCTTTTTTCTCTTGCACTGGGGGTGGTGGCGCTCTCCTTGCTGCCTTTGCATGCTCCCCACTAATGCTCAGCGCCACCATTACACCACTCAATCCCAGTGCAATGCTCCTGCATCACACTTTGGGTATTCAGCGTCATAAAACTCTTTTCGAGCTATGTAGTCTTTGTATTCGTTTCTTTTTTTCTTGTTGTTTTGTTTAGATAATCTAGTCTTTGTATACCAGATGTGTGGgtgaatttcatttcagaatcATAATGCGATTTCTTTCTTAGCTATGCATGCCTATTTtatcatataatttatatttagcAAATCTTACACAATTAGAACTGCATAAAATCACATAGATAAACAATAAAATGCTCATGTTTGGTTCTACGTTTGCTAAAAACCTGATTCGAACCTTCGTTGAAAATGGCTTCCTTGAGCAACCTGATCGGAGCCTTGACCGGAAGCCCGGACATTATGGAGCTTTTGAGAGGGCAAATGGGTTGCCTTAGTTATTCTCGAGATTGGTTTTGTTGTGGCTGGAGTTAGAGGGACTGATAAGTGGGACATTTTTTTCCTTCGACTCTTATTATTCTGTTTATGAATGGAATGACGTTATCGAGGGTCTATGTGATGCTGAAAATGAACACTTTGTGGATAGTGTTTGCATCTTTGGATGGAAATTAATGGTTGTGAAATTCCATTGGATGTTTATTGATAAGGTCTTACTTTTGTGGGCCCTCAAATTGTCACCCCAAATTGTTTGTAACCAAATATTGTGTTTGCATTAATTTCTACACTCAATTGAAGTTCCTTTTCCATTCATAACCAGATTCACCTTAAAATAGTTGGATCATACCATGTAATtgcttttttgaattttttttctccTAACAAAATTTAGATAACATTTTCACTTGGTAAAAATGAGAGTTTTTTGCATGTTATATTTTGCATTTGGCTAGGGAGGTATATAAAGAAGATAGGATGCAAAAATTTGATAACAAGTTTACTTATTGGATAATTTTCCCCGTACACGGATATTTAGGCAAATTCTTGAAAAAATTTGGTCCAGCGCAGGTGTTCCCTCCATTAATCAGCTCTAATCATGTATAATGCCATGAACTAAGAAGACATTATTGGGGtgcttaaatataaataaataaataaatatatatgtgtgtgtgtgtgtgataatttaaatttgacacGAGTCTTTTATAAAAAATCAAACTATTCGTGTTTCATTACCAACTTGATTAACTGTAAATGAGAACGATGTAATTTTTACTAGAGTAGGTTTCTTATGATAcgttctcacgaatctttatctgtgagatgggtcaaccgtaccgatattcacaataaaaagtaatactcttagtataaaaagtaatactttttaatttattaactaaataagagatccgtctcacaaaatacgatctgtgagatcgtctcaaacaagtttttatctttttattattatttttccatGGCCTAAAAGCCCCGAGTAAACCACAAATTGCAATATGGACTCAAGCGAGATGGACAGCGCAAAAACATAGTGATCAACCAAAGTTAATTCAAAACACATGGGCccaatttcttttttatttttggtcCAAGTCTATTTTGAAATATCGATAGTTGTTTCATTTTACTCCTGTGTTCACACTCAGGTTGGCAAACTCCACAAGTTCCCGAAGAATCCCTAGCTCTCACATGCTACATTGTATCGTAAATCGTAATATAATTGTGCGCCGATGCGATACAAATGCCCGATTCGACATAATCTCGAGTgcattatatttttatacatataaaaaattgaaatcCATGGTCTTGGCGGACAAATAAGCTAAATAGAATTATAGATTATAGAAGCACCATGCATTCGGGTCCAATTGGCAAGTGGAACATCTTGGGCATGTGCACTTTGTTATGCAATTTGTCGTATTGGTTAATTATATCGACCTTATATGTCGGCACCACACACGATTCAAATATTTCGGCGTTTTTGGATCTTTTCCTCGAATACATAATACATTATcaacaaaatatcattaatttTCCATTTATTCATCAATAAATACCCCTTACATATGTAATATTTGTAGCTAAAAAAAAGGAAGAAGGCTGAACTCCCTTGAATAACTAATGGGTCATTCCTTTGCTACTTTCCTTGCTCTGTTCCCCTTCCTGCTCTACACCACTTCAGCAATTTCAAAAACATTTACTCCCCCTTCTGCTTCAGACCAAATCAAATTTTGGTCTGAAAATGTGCAAAACGAAATGCCAAAAACCATTCTCAAGAAACTTTCACCTTTGACTCAAGATGACTGCAAATATTACACCAACATGATATCCAACAACGTTAAATTCTCTGCagattctgatttctgttcgatCGCAAAACTAGCATGTAGCTCTGGGCTTGAATATGGCTTGCTAGAAAAAAGAAGAAATATATACGTAGATGAATATCAAGAAAATAAAGGTCTTGATCGAAAGATTAGTGAAGCTGATGTATTTTCATTCTTCAGGCTTTCAATGCTCAAGAATGGGAACATGGTTCACCTCCCAAACTTGGAGGAATCGCTCCCAGACCGTGCATTTCTCCCCTCTCAGATTGCATCTAAAATAACCTTGAACATCAAAGAGATGGCCAAATTATTCCCTGGAGTAACCAAAGAAACCATTGAAAAGACTCTTTTTTACTGCAACGCAGCAGCGATAAAGGGTGAAGTGAGAAGCTGCCCAAAATCTCTAGAGGAAATGATAAACTTCTCAAAGTCAGCTCTAGGCGGGAAAAAGTTAATATCCTTATCGTCCAAGAGCACCCAAGGATCGAATACCGAACTTATGATCAAGAACTTTAAAAAGTTAAATACCGATAAAATCGTAGCCTGCCACGAGGTTTTTCTTCCCTTTGCAGCTTATTTCTGCCATTCTTTGTCCTCCACTAATTTGTATTCCGTGGATTTAGTCGAGCCTAAGACCGGAGCTCCGGTGAATACCCTTCTTGCTATATGTCACATGGATACTTCTCCATTTCCAGAGAATCACGTAGTCTTTAAGATACTGAAACTCAAACCTGGACAAGGCGAGGCATGCCACTGGTTCACCCAAATTGATCTTGCATGGATGCTCGACACTGAGTCAATGTGATCATGATGAAAATCTATGTCGAATGTAATTTCGTTTGGAGGGAATTTATCTGCTCTCTTTCACATGTAAGCTAAGTATTTGCGCGAGGATTCGGATAATTATTGTGTTGTATGTTGTGTGTGTTTCTGGTATGTGGAAATGGAACTGTTTAGTTTTCAAAAAATTCTTACAGATTTAGATATTTACTCCCTCCTTCCCAAATATATGGCTGCAATAAAATTTGACTTTCCAGCCATTTTACTAATAtgtgtgaaaaataatatactaatatatatatatatatatatatatatatatatatatatatatatatgtgtgtgtgtgtgtgtgtgtgtcgttattttttacaattatgatattattactATTTTAGTATAAATCAgactaattaaaaaaattaactaaggtccaatttttttttaaaaaaaatcgactGTATAACTAAACTACGGACCTAGTAAACAATAATCTTACATTAGTCATACACATAAAGATAGTTATTTAATTCGATGATGAAAAATATAACTGAAAGTTAACTTTCACACGCAGTATTAGTGCAACCAAGCTAATATTTTATCACAGTTGGCCTTAAATGTTTATAGATATCTTTGTGAGATCATCAGATCAATTTTGTTTGGGTCACTCATAgaaaatcattattttttaggtcaaaaatataacttttattataaatatgaacagACGAACAAAGATATGATAGACCCTATTCATTTATATATTAACAGGTGTTGTTTTACTTTGCTTCTTTTGTTACATTCAATTGCTTAGCATCAGACATTGCTTCTGAGCAAATCAAATCCTAGTCCGAAAGCGTGCGAAACAAAATCCAGCAACCCATCCTCAAGAAACTCTCTCCTTTGAGCAAAAATGATTGTTATTATTACAGTAACATGATATCCAAGAATGCCAAATACCATGCCGATGCTCATTTTTGTTCATTATCAAATTAGTTGGCCTGTGATTCTGCTCTTGAAGATGTCAAGACAGTAAGCAAATTTAGTAGAGCCTAAGACAGTAGGCAGTAGCTCTGGTGATTACCCATCTCGCgacggatcgtattttatgagacgaatattttatttgggtcatctatgaaaaagtattatttttttatgctaagaagtttattttgtgagacgaatattttatttgaatcatatataaaaaaaaaaaaaaaatattaattttttatattaagagtatttttttattgtaaatatccaCGGTGTGACCAGACGCTCTCAAAATTCAGTCTATCCCTTTCTCTCGCCCAGTTAAAAGCTCCATCAACATCGGCTCGAACGGCTCCGCCCTCCGCCAAAGATACGACAACCACCACTCGTGCCTTtcctattttttttctttctactTTCGCATTTCATTCTTCGATTCCAGAGATCGGAGACGCCGTCAACTGTTCCTTCGCCATCGGCGCCTCAAGGCTCCACCTGCCGTTTCTCCGCCTCAGCCGATTGTATCCTAGTCACATATTAATTTTCCCAACTTTCACTCGCGCATATTGACACTTCATCTCCTGCTGGGtactttaaaattatatttttgtacGGGTTTTTATTTCGTATTGTAATAGCAGATTTACTTTATATTTTCTTACTCATTTGTTTTGGCTTGATCTGCTGTCGCAGGCTTGATTTTGCTTTTCAACTAATTTCGTATCTCAACAAATCGTATGAAACCCCGGGTTGCCAAACAGAAGGTAAGGATGATGGATTATAGACTTCAGACTTGCTTCTTCGTTTTTTAGCGAACTGATACAAGGGATAGTCAGTGCCTTTTTGTTTTTTCCTACAGTTTTTCACCATAAGTAGATTATCAGTTGAGTTATCAGTGGATTCGATTTGTAGATGAAAGTTCCAAAATTAGTAAATAAGGCAATGTAATTAAGAAGAACCTGCGAGAATATGCAGATTGTTGCATGAATTAATGAATGACATTGTGTACTTATTTTGTTTGTGGCTATTCTTTGGAAATATGACTTTTATATATATCTAAGTTTGATATATTGTCTTGTTTAACTTGTTTAATAGGTATATTGACGGCCTATCGAGTTTAAGTTTGTATTACCATGTGGAGTAATATCACTAGTTTTCATGTTGCCTGATGGTTTGGGGGTGTTATGGATTGTTCGAAAACGGCAATTTATGTCAAGGGTAAGCTACTTTAGACTcgatttttagtatttttggaTGAGAAATGTGCCAGATATTGTGGAAAAGGAGTCATGGAAATGTTTATGTATCTTATTCTCCGACATCCAATGTTTTATGCCCTCTGAATGCAATAGACACTACTGATTACTGAATTCTGTAATTTATTGGATTCAGGTCAAAGAAATTATAATACAAACTAGGTTTCATTGATGCATTTATGATATCATTGGGAGCAATAATTACCCGGCTAGGAGTGCGATTGAAATGTTGTGCTTGGGCAATTACTAGTTGTAGTATATGTAAAGCAACAAATGTTTAATCCTATGATTAGTATTAAAGGTGAACTGTTATGCATTTCAAGGTGGTAAAGTTGTTGGTAAATAATAGTTATCTCTGTTGGGAAAGCAACGATCAGAATGTGCCACTTGAATTTTTGAACAAGGTAAAATGATTTGAGTTAATCATTACCACTTTCTCCACCGTTATTGCTGTCTGTGACATTACCAAAACAGCTGTTTATCCATGCTAATCCTCTGATTTCCGATTCGTGTTTAATGGGTTTGCAGGCTCTTGGCTCCATTGGTTGTTACCATTGGTTTTCTGGTTGTCTAGCTTTGAGAATGTTCGGGTTCTGCTGGCAGAAGCTGAGAGTACTCACTTTTCTTCAGTTTCTGTGCTAGCTAGCCCACCGAAAACCGAAAGTTTTGAACCCATTGAAATATCACCAGCTGTTATCCCACACCATTCATTTCCTGTTGGATCTTTACCACCGATGTATCCAACCTATCCGAATACGTATGATCCAGTCTTGACTGGAAGATGCCCTGTAAATTTTTCTGCCATTTCCACTATCATGGAAATAACAGCATCTGACTGTATTCAGCCTTTAGCAGCAGTTGTAGGAAATGTGATATGCTGCCCACAGTTTATTAGCTTGCTCCACATATTTCAAGGATTTTACAGCATCAGTTCTGATAATTTAGTCTTACAAAATGCAGTTGCTGATGATTGTTTTAAAGATATTGTCAGTATACTGGCGAGTAGAGGAGCCAATAGTTCGATACCTACAATATGCTCAACAAAATCTTCAAATCTCACTGGAGGCTCTTGTCCTGTGAAGGACATCacagattttgagaaaatggtgaACACAAGCAAAATATTGGAGGCTTGCAGCATAGTTGATTCTCTCAAAGAATGCTGTAGACCAATTTGTCAACCCGTTATAGCGGAGGCCGCTCTTAAGATATCTGGAATGCAGTCATTC
This region of Primulina eburnea isolate SZY01 chromosome 14, ASM2296580v1, whole genome shotgun sequence genomic DNA includes:
- the LOC140811306 gene encoding polygalacturonase-1 non-catalytic subunit beta-like; this translates as MGHSFATFLALFPFLLYTTSAISKTFTPPSASDQIKFWSENVQNEMPKTILKKLSPLTQDDCKYYTNMISNNVKFSADSDFCSIAKLACSSGLEYGLLEKRRNIYVDEYQENKGLDRKISEADVFSFFRLSMLKNGNMVHLPNLEESLPDRAFLPSQIASKITLNIKEMAKLFPGVTKETIEKTLFYCNAAAIKGEVRSCPKSLEEMINFSKSALGGKKLISLSSKSTQGSNTELMIKNFKKLNTDKIVACHEVFLPFAAYFCHSLSSTNLYSVDLVEPKTGAPVNTLLAICHMDTSPFPENHVVFKILKLKPGQGEACHWFTQIDLAWMLDTESM
- the LOC140811620 gene encoding uncharacterized GPI-anchored protein At1g61900-like isoform X3, translating into MDCSKTAIYVKGSWLHWLLPLVFWLSSFENVRVLLAEAESTHFSSVSVLASPPKTESFEPIEISPAVIPHHSFPVGSLPPMYPTYPNTYDPVLTGRCPVNFSAISTIMEITASDCIQPLAAVVGNVICCPQFISLLHIFQGFYSISSDNLVLQNAVADDCFKDIVSILASRGANSSIPTICSTKSSNLTGGSCPVKDITDFEKMVNTSKILEACSIVDSLKECCRPICQPVIAEAALKISGMQSFMNDKKNIVGLPDHGDMINDCKGVVYSWVAMKLSHDSANKAFRILSSCKVNRACPLELKQPSDVIAACKNLAAPSPSCCSSLSSYIAGLQRQMLITNRQAIMCATSFGSMLQKGGVLTNIYELCDVDLKDFSLQVYGEQGCLLGSLPANMVYDNSTGFSFTCDLTDNIAAPWPLSSLSVTTMSLCAPEMSLPALPTSENNPGWPGGGVNLLVPIFSIFVFGTLLL
- the LOC140811620 gene encoding uncharacterized GPI-anchored protein At1g61900-like isoform X4, producing the protein MDCSKTAIYVKGSWLHWLLPLVFWLSSFENVRVLLAEAESTHFSSVSVLASPPKTESFEPIEISPAVIPHHSFPVGSLPPMYPTYPNTYDPVLTGRCPVNFSAISTIMEITASDCIQPLAAVVGNVICCPQFISLLHIFQGFYSISSDNLVLQNAVADDCFKDIVSILASRGANSSIPTICSTKSSNLTGGSCPVKDITDFEKMVNTSKILEACSIVDSLKECCRPICQPVIAEAALKISGMQSFMNDKKNIVGLPDHGDMINDCKGVVYSWVAMKLSHDSANKAFRILSSCKVNRACPLELKQPSDVIAACKNLAAPSPSCCSSLSSYIAGLQRQMLITNRQAIMCATSFGSMLQKGGVLTNIYELCDVDLKDFSLQDAGCLLGSLPANMVYDNSTGFSFTCDLTDNIAAPWPLSSLSVTTMSLCAPEMSLPALPTSENNPGWPGGGVNLLVPIFSIFVFGTLLL
- the LOC140811620 gene encoding uncharacterized GPI-anchored protein At1g61900-like isoform X2, producing MDCSKTAIYVKGSWLHWLLPLVFWLSSFENVRVLLAEAESTHFSSVSVLASPPKTESFEPIEISPAVIPHHSFPVGSLPPMYPTYPNTYDPVLTGRCPVNFSAISTIMEITASDCIQPLAAVVGNVICCPQFISLLHIFQGFYSISSDNLVLQNAVADDCFKDIVSILASRGANSSIPTICSTKSSNLTGGSCPVKDITDFEKMVNTSKILEACSIVDSLKECCRPICQPVIAEAALKISGMQSFMNDKKNIVGLPDHGDMINDCKGVVYSWVAMKLSHDSANKAFRILSSCKVNRACPLELKQPSDVIAACKNLAAPSPSCCSSLSSYIAGLQRQMLITNRQAIMCATSFGSMLQKGGVLTNIYELCDVDLKDFSLQVYGEQDAGCLLGSLPANMVYDNSTGFSFTCDLTDNIAAPWPLSSLSVTTMSLCAPEMSLPALPTSENNPGWPGGGVNLLVPIFSIFVFGTLLL
- the LOC140811620 gene encoding uncharacterized GPI-anchored protein At1g61900-like isoform X1, with protein sequence MDCSKTAIYVKGSWLHWLLPLVFWLSSFENVRVLLAEAESTHFSSVSVLASPPKTESFEPIEISPAVIPHHSFPVGSLPPMYPTYPNTYDPVLTGRCPVNFSAISTIMEITASDCIQPLAAVVGNVICCPQFISLLHIFQGFYSISSDNLVLQNAVADDCFKDIVSILASRGANSSIPTICSTKSSNLTGGSCPVKDITDFEKMVNTSKILEACSIVDSLKECCRPICQPVIAEAALKISGMQSFMNDKKNIVGLPDHGDMINDCKGVVYSWVAMKLSHDSANKAFRILSSCKVNRACPLELKQPSDVIAACKNLAAPSPSCCSSLSSYIAGLQRQMLITNRQAIMCATSFGSMLQKGGVLTNIYELCDVDLKDFSLQGQNLFYAGCLLGSLPANMVYDNSTGFSFTCDLTDNIAAPWPLSSLSVTTMSLCAPEMSLPALPTSENNPGWPGGGVNLLVPIFSIFVFGTLLL
- the LOC140811620 gene encoding uncharacterized GPI-anchored protein At1g61900-like isoform X5, with the translated sequence MDCSKTAIYVKGSWLHWLLPLVFWLSSFENVRVLLAEAESTHFSSVSVLASPPKTESFEPIEISPAVIPHHSFPVGSLPPMYPTYPNTYDPVLTGRCPVNFSAISTIMEITASDCIQPLAAVVGNVICCPQFISLLHIFQGFYSISSDNLVLQNAVADDCFKDIVSILASRGANSSIPTICSTKSSNLTGGSCPVKDITDFEKMVNTSKILEACSIVDSLKECCRPICQPVIAEAALKISGMQSFMNDKKNIVGLPDHGDMINDCKGVVYSWVAMKLSHDSANKAFRILSSCKVNRACPLELKQPSDVIAACKNLAAPSPSCCSSLSSYIAGLQRQMLITNRQAIMCATSFGSMLQKGGVLTNIYELCDVDLKDFSLQGCLLGSLPANMVYDNSTGFSFTCDLTDNIAAPWPLSSLSVTTMSLCAPEMSLPALPTSENNPGWPGGGVNLLVPIFSIFVFGTLLL
- the LOC140811620 gene encoding uncharacterized GPI-anchored protein At1g61900-like isoform X7, which gives rise to MDCSKTAIYVKGSWLHWLLPLVFWLSSFENVRVLLAEAESTHFSSVSVLASPPKTESFEPIEISPAVIPHHSFPVGSLPPMYPTYPNTYDPVLTGRCPVNFSAISTIMEITASDCIQPLAAVVGNVICCPQFISLLHIFQGFYSISSDNLVLQNAVADDCFKDIVSILASRGANSSIPTICSTKSSNLTGGSCPVKDITDFEKMVNTSKILEACSIVDSLKECCRPICQPVIAEAALKISGMQSFMNDKKNIVGLPDHGDMINDCKGVVYSWVAMKLSHDSANKAFRILSSCKVNRACPLELKQPSDVIAACKNLAAPSPSCCSSLSSYIAGLQRQMLITNRQAIMCATSFGSMLQKGGVLTNIYELCDVDLKDFSLQGQNLF